The following DNA comes from Acipenser ruthenus chromosome 58, fAciRut3.2 maternal haplotype, whole genome shotgun sequence.
taataataataataataagaagaagaagaagaagaagaagaagaagaagaagaagaagttgtTTTGATGTGGTGATTCGCAGTCAGTACGTTTACACGATCTCAGGATCGTCCCCAGTAGAGGACTAGCTGATCCCCGGCTTTACACAGAGCTCAGGATTAGCGATGCATGATATGGTTTTGTTGTTCGGCCctcttcttattcgcattccagctgcTGCTtcttatctgtttatttagcaggcgcctttattatccaaggcgattaacagagacgagggtgtgtgaactgtgcatcggctgcagagtcgcttacaacaacatctcaccctcAACACCCCTGCCACGTGACCTcaataccccacgaaccttaggtatagggttaggttattgttatgaaataaacctCGTTTTAGTACCTAGATTTATCACCCTTatgtgatcgggctgtagcatataatgatgacgtctattacgAGCTGAGCATGAACAGGTAGAATTTTGTTTAATTGGGTTAAACAATTTATTCAGAATTCAGCTTCAATTTGGAATTGTATTCCTTCTTATATTTAATAATCTTGGTGGTTTAAACTCTCTATTGTTAGGTAATTACAATATCAGTAAAAATTCCCATCAAATTGTCCAACTTTCGTAACTCTTGGTCTCTAATTTACAAACATTTCCCCCCACACACATTtcatttggaataaatatttgcTGTAAAAACAGAAGTTTTCTCCCCAGTTGGTTTAACAATGGCATCTTATTAGTTACTCAGTTATTTAACTGTAATGGCAATCTTCTTAAGGATACAGAATTCTTATCCACTTTCAATCTACCTATTACAACAAAGGAATTTACAATTATTTTCGACGCGATTCCTAGAGGAGTAATCATTACTGAAGGATGATTTGAAAGCTTTAACTTGTCCTTTACCTTCCCTAGACCCTTCCCAAACTTTTTATTGGAAAATATTGTTTAtagaataatattaataataataaatgtatacaatCTCTCTTTTAAAATGATCTAGTATCCATTCCTGATACTGTGACTTACTGGGATGGCTTTACTGAGGGTAGAAACTGGAAAAAAGCTTGGATTTTGCCCAACAAATACTTGTCAACCAATAAGATTAAAGAAGTATCATATCAAATTATACATAAATGCTATCCTGTTAAGAACAATTTGAAAAACGTCAACGGGACATTGATGTTAATTGCTAGTTTTGTAATGACTCCATGAAACAGTGCTGcgtttattttggaattgtagaCACTCCTCTGGTCTGGTTGCTTTTATcagcaataatattaaaaaaggaaaCTTTATTACATATTGATAATGTACTCTTTGGTTTCACCAGTTCTAATACTATTGAAAGTAACGCATTTTACAGAATACATCTGATTGTTTTAATGGCTAAATTTCATATTCACAAatgtacattttgaaaatactgtatcccaattaaacaaagtgacgtcccaattaaatgacataaataacaTTGTGAAGAACCGTCCCCCAGATTtgtgtcccatttaagcagaaatcctgattatcaggATCCTGATTAGGTGCCATCGACTCCTATACTTATAAATTAATACTTGATTCTGTTTACCCGTTTAAAAAAGATTGAGATAATGATATTTTCTGAAATGGTAgcttttaaagggaaataaaacaaaaaccatcaaagtaggagtattgtgattattatttgtgtttaccggagcatttatacttctcaaacatgcagaaagattgtgcttcactgattagtatttaATTATAGGAGGAGTTGAACACTGTAAAGTttatgagcagcacagagcgctctgagCAGAACTCTCCATAGAGCCAGAATCaacagacgcctgcttcacccgtCCTAATGTAGGGTTAGGTGGGGCTGTTCAACCCTGTTGAATAGAATATTACATGATAGAAGAATCCCCATGTTTTAGGGGTGGAATAGCCTTGCATGCCTTTTGCAAGTTGCTTCAGTCTGTTGCTGTACACAGAGGAATTCATATTACAACATTTCAAGTAAAGTTTGATATgtgattttaaattatattgGATTCATGCATTATATAGTTTTCTAAAGTGTGAGTGCTGTGgaaattcaaataaaagcacCTTATATGCAGTCTGAAATGACAAACTAAAAGTCTTGTCTCCTTTTCTTCAGTGAGAACGGATCAGCCTCACTCAAAGGAAGTTTCtgagatggaagcagctcacatcagcccagagcttcctatgcgatgggttgtttctgcagacaggactgttgagatcaaggaggaagtgactgagctggggtgtgaccaggccaatgagcggatcctgcaggaggaaacgccaccttctagcatcactgagagaggtgagtgaaacTGGAATGCTGGGAATAGGGGAATACAGTACATTAAGGggtcatttatttctgtttacaATAAATTATGTTCAGACTGATAGATTTATTTTAGGAAAGTTGTAAATAGtttgacagtttgaggttttcaaatttaaattactctgcgtggcGTTTGAAAGTCAGGATcacaaaaataaggaagttataatcctgccCACCTAGAACTTCAAAAGCAGTCATtgtgactgccttttacaatacatgtttttattttgaatacaacctacaatattctattttttttgttatctctACCCTCACTGAGCTTACAGCACTATGTCTTTGAATAGAATATGGCTCTTGAAGTCTGGACATGTGTTATCCAAAGAGATATTGTAATTCTATCAGTTCCTTGTATAACTGGCGTCTGGCTGTCTGTGTGAGCATATGTAGTCTGCTGTCGTATAGTTTTACTATTTTACTCTCACAGGTACACTGACAGAGACCAGGCTGAAACTCAAAATGGCCCAAAGAAGACGGATGACCACTCAAGAAAGGATTGATATGCTTACCGCTTTGTCCGAAAATGATTCTGATGCAGGGAATGTGAGTGATTACGACAGCGATGAATCCTGGATTTGTGATACAGTCAGTTCCACCAGTGAAAGCGAGGAAGGTGCCACTGAAGTGCCACGATCACACAGAGGGCTCCCCAGGGGCAGAAGAGGTTGTGGCAGAAGCAGCAGTCTTGGGGAATCCTCTGCAGTGCCAGCCGCTTTGCCTGtatcgtctcctgcagcagctgcaggcaTGCCAGCCATGCCAACCGCTTCACCTGCAGCAGTACCAAGGACAGCGACTCCAGCTGCATCGCCAGCACGAACGGGCATTCAGGAGACTGGGAAAGATGGCACTGTTTGGGAAATTATAAGTCCCGGTGTTGATGCTGTGGGAAGACgggctgcacaaaatgttttgactgaaacGTCAGGTCCCACGCCGTACGCAAAACGCAACATCAATAGCATTCTCAGCGCTTTTCATTTATTGATTGATATGCGaatgctacaccacattcaacgctGTACTGTAGCAGAGGCACATAGGATACAAAATGATGTTTCCTGGGCAATGTcgttggaggaattagaagcgtTTATTGCAATCCTGTATGTTCGAGGAGCGTATGGTGGTAAAAGCCTTTACCTGGAGAGCCTTTGGTCTACACAGTggggaattactttttttatagAGACAATGTCACAGAATCGTTTTCGAGAAATCATGAGgtttttgcgttttgattttaGAGCAACGAGAAGGGCCCGCCTTCAGACAGATAAATTTGCcctggcatcagaaatttggaacggcttcattgaaaacagcattgcctgttaCAAGCCCGGAGAGAACCTTACAGTGGATGAGCAGCTGTTTTCcacaaaagcacggtgtcgctggacacaATACATGCCAAACAAATCTGAtaaatttgggatcaagttttggttGGCAGTGGACGTGGAGTCCAAATATGTGGTGAATGGTTACCCCTACCTGGGCAAAGATGAAACTtgcccagctggtcagagactgggtgacaatgtggtaCTTAGGCTGATGGAACCGTACTTAGGAAAAGGGAGGAATGTTACCACTAACAATTTTTTTACTTCACTGGAATTGGCAAAAAAGTTGAAGAATAAGAAAAccagcctggttggaacagtgaACAAAGCAGGAAGAGAgcttccaccatctgcgcaaaacttgcaaccacagctgtactccagtacaattttgaaacacaatgactgtgctacgctaactgtttacaagtgcaagccGAGAAAGAATGTCATTATTCTCAGCTCCCGTCATACGTCAGTTGCCATCGGGACTGTTGACAAGAAAAAACCAGAGACCGTGGATTTCTACAATGACACAAAGCACGGGGTGGACGTTTTAGACCAGATGGCACGTCAGTACTCTGTGAAAGCTGGTTCTCGACGCTGGCCAGttgctgtgttttacaatgtgctggacctggcagccatcaattccttcgttttgtacaaggaatgcaccggagaaaatatcagtaggagagatttcatcttgaagctagccacagagcttcggcagaaacatttcgatcagaaaactgcaaagcagccgggaaacgcagctcagtctggattcagtgctgcacccagcgacacacgcaagagaaagcAATGCAAggtagctaaatgcaataaaaataaaacttctgatatctgtgcccagtgtgaacgagcagtatgtggtaaatgcacaggaaaagttgagaagcgttacatctgtgtggattgtgctacttagggggctactttgaagtccATTTCCCTGAAAGCACATTCATGTTACATAATGGGAGTTGAGATCTTTTTAATgctattttgtatgtacatatacctgtttaaacactagtttcttttgaaatgtttattttattatagtttctcattttttgaagtagtgctttgtgtggtaagttagaaaataaaccctttgtttaattgttcatttaaataagtgttttggctgtgcagatgtttgatatgacgtgcttgaataaaacatttgagtcgtatctgatagtttgtctttcattttaatattgaggttgtttaaaatgtaaccgtcataatgactgccggtggcagttctaggtatgagtataactgcagTGTTAATGTTTCTACAGAGTTCTAcgttaaattaattttatttgagTAGCTCTACTAAAAACACTCAGAAGAGCAActgtaagcaagatggctactgATGATTTCAATTCTGTGAGGCaggtagatgtgcaacggggtattaatatattttgggggggtcctagttttacagaaattgaaccccaaagataacggtctgacaTCCCTGCTGCCTGACATCATTGCTAGGCAGAGTGACTTGCGaccgttccattgcactgaatagggagacatggaatatatagctcagcacacacgggtcacatctgtgtttctgtctggattaaaactGCTAATCAGtgatgatgtgtttttttgtgtttgtgctttcaacactggggaaactaataatcattttttaattcGGGAAATAAGATTTTCATTTTCCCCCCTCACTTTTTTTGTTATGGTACGGTCGGGAGTTCAATGATACCGTTCCATTGCATAAACAATTCTATGTTTCTGTCTGTATTAAAACTGAgaacttctctgtgcttttaaataataaaacatgacaaatgaaagtgaccctgtgtatagtgttacttattatacaattaagattaCATGAAACTGGTGGGGAAGCAACCTCTAGCTGTAGCTAGGGCAGCAATTGCAAACAACGACACTGTTTACAGACTTACAGATTTCTTTCAGAGGTACGTGCCGATGTCCGCATTTAGCGATTTTAACAATAACAAGAAGACATGAATGATAACATGctcctgtttacagtttttaaaagaatattccaaaatgaaaatgattttgtaaaaaCATTAATGCATTTTATGTTTATTCCTACCAAAGATTACCTATCTGGATTGTCTatctagaataataataataataataatttgtttatttagcagatgcctttatccaaggcgacttacagagactagggtgtgtgaactatgcatcagctgcagagtcacttacaactacatctcacccgaaagacggagcacaaggaggtgaagtgacttgctcagggtcacacaatgaggcagtggctgaggtgggatttgaaccggggacctcctggttacaagcccttttctttaactactggaccacaaagccttcTATAATGTCACTTGTgctgagttagaaaataaacatactgctccATATTACCAGATTTATATAACACCATTAATTATCCCccatattgtttattgtttattaaaatggtATGATATTACACTTCTAAAATTGTGTGCATgtgttatttgtgtatttattatatttgtatattgTTTGTATATTCATAtctattatattttttgtattatagcATATTCTACGGATCATCAGATTTATATAGCAccattttaaaatttaaacacaGAACTAATTATTccccatattgtttatttttgccCAGTCTTCactggaaaattgctccagttctgatgtTTGGGGATTGCAAtggatggactgcaatcttcaagtctcgccatacatttttgattggattcaagtcagaaTTTTGACttggccactcaagaacattaattctcttcttgttcaaccactccagtgtggctttggctttgtgcttcaggtcattgtcctgctgaaatgtgaatttcctccccagtctTGGCTggctcaaacaggttttcctcaaggattcgcctgtactttgcaccatccattctcccctctatcctgacaagcttcccagtccctgctgaagagaagcatccccatgacatgatgctgccatcaccatgcttgacagttgggatgatgttgactgggtgatgttcagcgttgggcttgcgccagacgtaacacttggaatttagaccgaaaagttcaatttttgtctttgCCCACAAAACCTTTTTTCCTGATGTCTGCAGGATCATCTACATGCATTTTCGCAAACTCAACACAGGCTGAAACAATTTCACTCATTCTGTGacttcaaacaaatcatttgcagctgagctgatttagggctgcagtagcaaaggggttgaatacttatggaaCTGAGATTAAtcagtttttctctgtaaatcttatttatattatttatttttaatgtattagtttatttagcagacgcctttatccaaggcgacttacagagactagggtgtgtgaactatgcatcagctgcagagtcacttacaattacgtctcacccgaaagacggagcacaaggaggttaagtgacttgctcagggtcacacaatgagtcagtggctgaggtgggatttgaaccggggacctcctggttataagcccttatagatgcatttttttaactttatcaatgtggagtagtttgtgtagattctacatgtaaagtctaatttgaaagcgttgtggagtacgctcaggtgccaacaaaatgtgaaaactttgcaagggggtgaatacttcagGAAaccactgtgtgtatgtatgtatgtatgtgtgtatatatatatatatatatatatatatatatatatatatatatatatatatatatatttatattacacagtatatatagcgccattttatttattagctataaaaccactgacacacacaaaatgaGTGACCTTCCAcccattttctttaatatatttgtgGATGAATCTCCAGAGAACTGGTACATCACCAACTTTCCCAGTGAAGACAGTAATCCAGAGCAGGTTTATGAGCACAATAACCCATGACAGCGTTGCAGTAACCGTATCCTACCTCACTTCTGAATACTTGAAGGCACTCCGCTTAGGGCCTGAAAAGTCAGTTAATTCCTTACAAATCAATTACATGAACTTCAATGGTGCAGCTTGATTCCACAAAGGTCAGGAAAAGCCATACCACTCATAACTCAGCTGCAACCAGGTTAGGCCTTTAGCATCGATATTGAGATGCGATGGGCAGGGTAGCATTCactgataaggggagcagtggtAAGAACATGTGTTTTAAACCTTAGAATCAACAGCACCTTTAACAAAGAAGTTCCACTAAACAAtaataaggggagcagtgaaaatcagTTTTCAATCACATTGTCACTGCTGCCCTCATCATCTGCTGCTGAACGCTgtcaatatgttttattaaagatggttttaaaatatgttttgcttgGCCTCATTGACAATCATTATATAAAAGGAGGCTGACATTAACAGGAGTgttattaagcaggtttgacaGTATTCTCTAACTATGCAGTCATCAGAGTTCACTCAGTTATGGGGAAATCTGGCAGaagtgaatgtgtaagaatgctgtaaaataacctttgtctcttTCTTTGTTTCGCTTGTGatgtagatgaaggagaacacgactccactccacCACCCCACTGCAAAAACTCTGCTAGTGACAAACTGCAGTgcaagacacacagagagacgacACCTCAAGATgaacattttaaagaattgattggTAAAATCCCTTCTGTACAATTGCTGTTTTTTCTGGAGAGTGCAGAAACTgcacagtctgtgtgtgtgaatgattctgaaacccagggcaacttgaagacccTGCCTTGTTCTACTGAAGATGGGAAGAGTTCCTGGCAATTAGGCTCTCCTAAAACTCACAAGGGGAATCGCACAGGAAGGACTCCATTTCcttgtgctgattgtgggaaaacTTTCAGTAATTTAGcacaccttaaaagacaccagcacagtcacacaggagagagaccacaccactgtaatgaatgtgagaAGAGGTTTTTTCAATTAGAACATCTTAAAATTCACCAGTTAATTCAtgcaggagagaaaccataccactgtaatgaatgtAGGAGGAGTTTCAATCGAACAGAGagccttaaaagacaccagcgctgtcacacaggagagaaaccacaccactgtaatgaatgtggaaGGCGTTTCACTCGAACAGAGagccttaaaagacaccagcgcagtcacacaGGAGTGAAACCACACCACTGTAACGAATGTGGAAGGAGTTTCACTCGAACAGGGAGTCTTAAAATacaccagctaattcacacaggagacaaaccacaccactgtaatgaTTGTGGGAAGTGCTTCACTCAGATCAGAAGTCTTAAAAAACACCAACGaacacacataaaaaaagaaaccacaccACTAATGCATGTGGGAGAAGTTTCACTCAAACGGACCTTATAATACAtccacacattcacacagcagtgaAACCCTGAATGTTAGGAAAGGTTTCGTCTGGTGGGACACCTTAAAAAGAGACAAAAGGATAACAGTCTGGTCGGAGACATCAGcttcaaacaaaacagacactttGAACAGATTCCAAAGAGGGAGACACTATTTCACCCCCTCGCTGGTAAGAGAGAGACGTGACAGGATGTTTATCTCGTGGAAGATGTTGCTTTCTGATATCTCACTGACTGAGACTGCAAACATGAATTAAGCAATCTATTGATGGGGACACGTGGATCCTTGAAGGACTTCATTGCATTTGTGTCAATCTAGGGGCAGGTCACAGAACTAAAAGAATACGCCCgctatttcttaaaaaaaaaacaataatataatgtTTATATACTTTGGCTAAGCCACATGGCCTCCTATCTGTTGGTAATGAAAGCTGTGCATCGTCCACAGGAGGGTGAATCTTGAAGTTACATACAGGTCACTGAAAGTTCGCCATTTCCTGTCTGCATTACCACAGTAACTAATGCCTGTACTTGGAAAATGCCAGGAAACTCTGCTCGTCGACTACTAAACACTTTATTGAAACCAGAAGGGAAAGACTGTTGCAGCGCTACAAAGGCAGGACTGTGACTTGGCTTCTTCACGTCTAAACCCCTGGAGCAAGGTGTAAACGCTGGGCTTCTCTTTGCATCCCTCCAGGCTGGACCGTGGAGCAACGACCATCGCAGGATTGGTATTCTTCTTACTTCTTCATAAGAGTGCTTTATTTCTCCAAAAGAGACTTTTGCACATCCCTCCAAGTCATAACTATATGATGTATTGAATTCGCAGTGCATAGCTTAGAATTATAATGTTGTTTAAATGCTTGTAGTGATATTTGttgtctatatacagtatgtgtaggtGATGCTTGATGTAGGTGTTTCTGAAGTATTGCTCATAACTAGTAGTTTTTCTTCAAAGCATTTGGCTTCTGAATAAACTTTATTTTCTCAAGTAGTctattctttttctttgtttgttaatCAGCACTATCAAGCATTTAGTGGAACCCAAGACAATGTTAAACTGAGCCATTCTAATATTAGAATATATCACATGTTTGAAGTAAAAATATACATTCACACCCGAGTAAGAACCTCTGATCCTGCTGAAATAAGAAACTGTATTTTAACTTGGAATATGTGCGTCTGTGGTGGACCAATTAAACCAAAGACATgcaatatgggcagcagtgtggagtagtggttagggctctggactcttgaccggagggtcgtgggttcaatcccaggtgggggacactgctgctgtacccttgagcaaggtactttacctagattgctccaataaaaacccaactgtataaatgggtaattgtatgtaaaaataatgtgatatcttgtaacaattgtaagtcgccctgaataagggcatctgctaataaataaataataataataacataattaatacatttccATCACATTAACTTATTAAAACCAAGTGAACATGTGtgaatgcagcattttaaaatgtaggtaGTGTTAATGGTTCGGGAATGGGTACAGCTTGCCTCCTTTTATTGTGCATTGTGGTTCAAACCGACACTTCCCTATTGTCCATTTCACAACCACCAAATGCTCCTCTCAGATCCATCGTATAGATCCCAGTTTGGATTTGTGGAACAAAGCGTTTGCCTTTGTTCACGGAAATCCCTTTCTATTGTCCCGAATTGTTCCACATGCAGTGATTTTCCTGTCTTTGAAAGGGTCACTAAAAAGGGTTGGGCTGGTGTAAACGTTATCACAAAATAACCTGTATCCCTCACCCAAACTGTTGACTAGAAGAGACATGACCACATCATAACTAAGTCCCTTTCCTGTTGCCTGTGAATTTTTGCCTCTGTAAATAGAAAAATTCCATGTGTACCAACTGGCTGAATgagcaagaacaaaaaaaattgtaCTCCCTCTTTATTGTCTTGTTTTTTATGTACAGCTTCATGCCAATTCTTGCATTACTTGTAACCATCCTTTCATCGATTGCAATACTTTGGTagtagaaggctgtgtggtccagtggttaaagaaaagggcttgtaaccaggaggtccctggttcaaatcccacctcagccactgactctgtgtgtgaccctgagcaagtcacttaacctccttgtgctc
Coding sequences within:
- the LOC131724914 gene encoding piggyBac transposable element-derived protein 4-like, with amino-acid sequence MEAAHISPELPMRWVVSADRTVEIKEEVTELGCDQANERILQEETPPSSITERGTLTETRLKLKMAQRRRMTTQERIDMLTALSENDSDAGNVSDYDSDESWICDTVSSTSESEEGATEVPRSHRGLPRGRRGCGRSSSLGESSAVPAALPVSSPAAAAGMPAMPTASPAAVPRTATPAASPARTGIQETGKDGTVWEIISPGVDAVGRRAAQNVLTETSGPTPYAKRNINSILSAFHLLIDMRMLHHIQRCTVAEAHRIQNDVSWAMSLEELEAFIAILYVRGAYGGKSLYLESLWSTQWGITFFIETMSQNRFREIMRFLRFDFRATRRARLQTDKFALASEIWNGFIENSIACYKPGENLTVDEQLFSTKARCRWTQYMPNKSDKFGIKFWLAVDVESKYVVNGYPYLGKDETCPAGQRLGDNVVLRLMEPYLGKGRNVTTNNFFTSLELAKKLKNKKTSLVGTVNKAGRELPPSAQNLQPQLYSSTILKHNDCATLTVYKCKPRKNVIILSSRHTSVAIGTVDKKKPETVDFYNDTKHGVDVLDQMARQYSVKAGSRRWPVAVFYNVLDLAAINSFVLYKECTGENISRRDFILKLATELRQKHFDQKTAKQPGNAAQSGFSAAPSDTRKRKQCKVAKCNKNKTSDICAQCERAVCGKCTGKVEKRYICVDCAT